A window of Verrucomicrobiia bacterium contains these coding sequences:
- the nrdR gene encoding transcriptional regulator NrdR: MRCPKCGCQDDKVIDSRASREGATIRRRRECTACEHRFTTYEEIERDELMVVKRDGRRESFSREKLLSGLKKAFQKRPVSPEAIEDLLEKIVNEITNKYEREVPGSVIGERVMAGLREVDEVAYVRFASVYRRFQEATDFVQEVKKLEDNAA, translated from the coding sequence ATGCGTTGCCCGAAATGCGGTTGTCAGGATGACAAGGTGATTGATTCTCGCGCCTCTCGCGAGGGCGCCACCATCCGCCGACGCCGCGAATGCACCGCGTGTGAACATCGTTTCACGACTTACGAAGAGATTGAGCGCGATGAACTTATGGTGGTCAAGCGCGACGGCCGGCGGGAGAGTTTTTCACGCGAGAAATTGCTTTCGGGACTCAAGAAAGCCTTCCAGAAACGGCCGGTCAGCCCCGAGGCGATTGAAGATTTGCTCGAGAAAATTGTGAACGAAATCACGAATAAATATGAACGCGAAGTGCCCGGTTCGGTAATCGGCGAGCGCGTCATGGCCGGCCTGCGCGAAGTGGACGAGGTCGCTTATGTGCGTTTTGCCAGCGTTTACCGGCGGTTCCAGGAAGCAACCGACTTCGTCCAGGAAGTCAAAAAATTGGAGGACAACGCCGCATGA